In a genomic window of Microcoleus sp. AS-A8:
- a CDS encoding M67 family metallopeptidase, translating into MLNLHSSHLQDIQTHAESTYPEECCGLLLGHLSGDARTLLEVLPTENSWDEQTADAFQSIDGLSKRKSSKRNRFTIAPQVMLRVQKEARDRNLNIIGIYHSHTDHPAVPSEFDRVIAWPQYSYIIVSVRQGLACDLKSWSLDDNQQFQPEEIHTIGC; encoded by the coding sequence GTGCTAAACCTTCATTCTTCTCATCTTCAGGATATTCAGACCCATGCAGAAAGCACATACCCTGAAGAGTGCTGTGGATTACTCTTAGGTCATTTGAGTGGGGACGCCAGAACCCTGCTTGAAGTCTTACCGACAGAGAATAGCTGGGATGAACAGACGGCTGATGCTTTCCAATCAATTGATGGTTTATCGAAACGAAAGTCTAGTAAACGCAATCGATTCACTATTGCGCCGCAAGTGATGCTGAGGGTGCAAAAAGAGGCACGCGATCGCAACCTTAACATCATTGGCATTTATCACTCTCACACCGATCATCCAGCCGTTCCTTCGGAATTTGATCGGGTGATCGCTTGGCCGCAATACTCTTATATTATTGTTTCTGTGCGACAAGGATTAGCTTGTGACCTCAAAAGCTGGAGCCTGGATGACAACCAGCAATTTCAGCCTGAGGAAATTCATACAATCGGGTGTTAG
- the moeB gene encoding molybdopterin-synthase adenylyltransferase MoeB has protein sequence MLNPNLDEIQLTKEEYERYSRHLILPQVGLEGQKRLKAASVLCIGSGGLGSPLLLYLAAAGVGRLGLVDFDVVDSSNLQRQVIHGTSWVGKPKIESAKNRILEINPSCQVDLYEDLLCSENALEIMQPYDIVVDGTDNFPTRYLVNDACVLLGKPNVYGSIFGFEGQATVFNYEGGPNYRDLYPEPPPPGMVPSCAEGGVLGILPGIIGLIQATETVKIIIQQGTTLSGRLLLYNALEMTFRQLKLRPNPERPVIDKLIDYEQFCGVTQAKEEEAKRQKEMQEITVQELKQLLDGDAKDFVLLDVRNPNEYEIAKLPGSVLIPLSEIENGQGVEKVKQVLNGSRLIAHCKFGSRSAKALGILKDAGIDGTNVKGGISAWSKEVDPSVPEY, from the coding sequence ATGCTCAATCCCAATCTGGATGAAATCCAGCTAACCAAAGAAGAGTACGAACGTTACTCCCGACACCTGATTTTGCCACAAGTTGGACTGGAGGGGCAAAAACGCCTAAAAGCCGCTAGTGTGCTTTGCATTGGTAGTGGTGGACTGGGTTCACCCCTGCTGCTTTACTTGGCTGCCGCTGGCGTTGGACGCCTTGGTCTTGTAGACTTTGATGTCGTCGATAGCTCAAACCTGCAACGACAAGTGATTCACGGCACCTCCTGGGTGGGCAAGCCGAAAATTGAGTCAGCGAAAAATCGAATTCTAGAAATCAACCCCTCCTGCCAGGTAGATCTCTACGAAGATCTTCTGTGTTCAGAGAATGCTCTGGAGATTATGCAGCCCTACGACATTGTTGTCGATGGCACCGATAACTTCCCAACTCGTTATCTGGTGAACGACGCTTGTGTGCTACTAGGCAAACCTAACGTCTATGGTTCAATCTTCGGATTTGAAGGTCAAGCTACCGTGTTTAACTACGAAGGTGGCCCGAACTACCGAGATCTGTATCCAGAACCCCCACCTCCTGGAATGGTTCCATCCTGTGCCGAAGGTGGTGTTTTGGGCATTCTGCCAGGAATCATTGGTTTAATTCAAGCAACGGAAACTGTCAAAATCATTATCCAGCAGGGCACAACCCTGAGTGGGCGTTTGTTGCTATACAACGCGCTAGAGATGACGTTCCGTCAATTAAAACTGCGCCCTAACCCTGAGCGGCCTGTCATTGACAAGTTGATTGACTACGAACAATTCTGCGGCGTTACCCAAGCTAAAGAAGAAGAGGCAAAACGGCAGAAGGAAATGCAAGAAATCACAGTTCAGGAACTCAAGCAGCTACTGGATGGTGACGCGAAGGATTTTGTCCTACTCGATGTTCGCAATCCTAATGAATACGAAATTGCCAAGCTTCCTGGCTCAGTCCTCATCCCGCTATCAGAAATTGAAAATGGTCAGGGTGTAGAAAAAGTTAAGCAAGTGCTTAATGGTTCTCGGTTAATTGCCCATTGTAAATTTGGCAGTCGCTCTGCAAAAGCATTGGGAATCTTGAAAGACGCGGGCATTGATGGCACCAATGTGAAAGGTGGAATTTCTGCATGGAGCAAGGAAGTCGATCCATCTGTGCCTGAGTATTAA
- a CDS encoding anthranilate phosphoribosyltransferase family protein, whose translation MSNAFRELLKKVGSGVHTGEDLSREEAAAATRMMLLQEATPAQIGAFMIAHRIKRPTSQELVGMLDAYEQIGPKLQVEDMGNRQSGIENGEDAGTTSLLSQPVTVLGTPYDGRSRTAPVTPLTALILATAGVRVIMHGGDCMPTKYGVPLIEIWQGLGVDFSSVTLTQIEQLFKTTGLGFIYLPQHFPEAQALVPYRDQIGKRPPFATMELIWSPYGGDVHMVAGYVHPPTELRFRETLEMRGVRKFTLVKGLEGSCDLPRDRTAIIAISQPKVSEGFERLLLHPRDYGFAHPELPLDSTRELIEQMHHVLNGKSSELMSVAIWNGGFYLWRCGVCPDLATGFTKAESFLTEGYALQKLHDIRHAIASMQLAHQS comes from the coding sequence ATGAGTAATGCTTTCAGAGAATTGTTAAAGAAAGTCGGTAGTGGCGTCCACACAGGTGAAGACTTAAGTCGTGAGGAAGCGGCAGCAGCTACCCGGATGATGTTGTTGCAAGAGGCAACGCCTGCTCAGATTGGCGCGTTTATGATTGCCCACCGGATTAAACGGCCTACCAGTCAAGAATTGGTAGGGATGCTGGATGCGTATGAGCAGATTGGCCCCAAGCTGCAAGTAGAGGACATGGGGAATCGGCAATCGGGAATTGAGAATGGAGAAGATGCTGGAACAACGTCATTGTTGTCCCAACCCGTAACAGTATTGGGGACGCCTTATGATGGGCGATCGCGTACTGCCCCCGTAACTCCCCTAACGGCTCTGATTTTAGCGACGGCTGGAGTACGTGTGATCATGCATGGGGGAGATTGTATGCCGACGAAGTATGGCGTCCCCCTGATTGAGATTTGGCAAGGATTAGGCGTGGACTTTTCCAGCGTCACCTTGACGCAGATTGAGCAATTATTCAAGACAACGGGTTTGGGATTTATCTATTTGCCGCAGCACTTTCCTGAAGCACAAGCATTGGTACCCTACCGCGACCAAATTGGCAAACGTCCGCCCTTTGCAACAATGGAACTCATCTGGTCGCCCTATGGGGGAGATGTGCATATGGTGGCGGGGTATGTTCATCCTCCCACCGAACTTCGCTTTCGAGAAACACTGGAGATGCGGGGAGTCAGAAAGTTCACCCTGGTTAAGGGATTAGAGGGTAGCTGCGATTTACCGCGCGATCGCACAGCGATTATTGCCATCAGTCAACCAAAGGTTAGTGAAGGGTTTGAACGTCTTCTGCTCCATCCTCGTGACTACGGTTTTGCCCACCCAGAACTGCCTCTTGACTCCACTCGTGAGTTGATAGAACAGATGCACCATGTCCTAAATGGCAAATCTTCTGAATTAATGTCTGTTGCCATCTGGAACGGCGGATTTTACTTATGGCGTTGTGGCGTCTGCCCCGATCTAGCCACAGGTTTTACCAAAGCGGAATCTTTCCTTACCGAAGGTTATGCTCTCCAGAAGCTACATGACATCCGTCATGCGATCGCCTCCATGCAACTGGCTCATCAGTCTTAA
- a CDS encoding LysR family transcriptional regulator has protein sequence MRIEQLQAFLAVAETGSFGQAARKCEITQSTVSRQIQSLEAELGLPLFHRTAQAKLTLGGEHLLPRARKICQEWESATQELADLMAGKQPELCVAAIHSVCAHYLPPVLQKFCRDYPDVQLRVTALGSDRALKVLRDGLVDVAIVMNNRFLTASPEMVVNVLYEERVEVLMASNHPLTQYEQVPWSELIKYPQVVFKDGYGMQRLVQERFARQGAKLRAVMELNTLDAFRGVVRQGELIALLPESALVEARTDSTLAIRAIAFNTERGSLTSLPPSMTAVGNMVSDVPNSDGILMRQVVLVTTQDRIQIPPIQHFCQLVRQLEKSAANAITGQDSIAQPHIPFDSQPLRVSG, from the coding sequence ATGCGGATTGAGCAGTTACAAGCCTTTCTGGCTGTTGCTGAAACGGGCAGCTTTGGACAAGCCGCACGCAAGTGTGAAATCACTCAGTCTACAGTCAGTCGCCAAATCCAGTCATTGGAAGCCGAGTTGGGTTTGCCACTGTTTCATCGCACGGCCCAGGCCAAACTAACGTTGGGAGGTGAACATCTTCTACCTCGCGCACGCAAAATTTGTCAAGAGTGGGAATCGGCAACACAAGAATTAGCCGATTTGATGGCTGGAAAACAGCCAGAACTCTGTGTGGCAGCCATTCACTCGGTCTGTGCTCATTATTTGCCTCCAGTGTTACAGAAATTTTGCCGCGACTACCCAGACGTCCAGTTGCGGGTAACGGCGTTGGGAAGCGATCGCGCACTGAAAGTTCTCCGAGATGGCTTAGTGGATGTGGCGATCGTCATGAACAACCGCTTTTTAACCGCTAGTCCGGAAATGGTCGTCAATGTCCTCTACGAGGAACGGGTTGAAGTCTTGATGGCGTCAAATCATCCCCTGACTCAGTATGAACAGGTGCCTTGGTCAGAACTGATCAAATATCCACAAGTAGTATTTAAAGACGGCTATGGGATGCAGCGGTTGGTACAAGAGAGGTTTGCGCGACAGGGAGCCAAGCTACGCGCTGTTATGGAGTTAAATACCCTTGATGCGTTTCGAGGCGTTGTCCGGCAGGGAGAACTGATTGCTCTACTGCCTGAGTCGGCTTTAGTAGAAGCTCGCACAGACTCAACCCTAGCCATTCGAGCGATCGCCTTTAACACTGAGCGAGGTTCGCTCACCAGTCTTCCCCCATCAATGACGGCGGTCGGTAATATGGTTAGCGATGTCCCAAACTCTGATGGCATCTTGATGCGCCAGGTCGTTTTGGTTACCACCCAAGACCGTATCCAAATCCCCCCCATTCAGCACTTCTGTCAACTCGTGCGTCAATTGGAAAAGTCGGCAGCAAATGCGATTACTGGCCAGGATTCCATCGCTCAGCCTCACATACCGTTTGACAGTCAGCCCTTAAGGGTTAGCGGTTAA
- a CDS encoding DUF4385 domain-containing protein, giving the protein MTPFDYSLDFKTIDFRSSPELYRVGKGEQGVLLVEPYKSEILPHWRFKTPEVARESSQKIYNMFLDYLHEDDFVGADMARKFLQMGYTRSRRYANHKSGRKYKNNPQKESSKEAQIQARNDILPNEVDPVKAECAEIFKQKWQQAKTHDKYLLLLKTHIERYGQA; this is encoded by the coding sequence GTGACTCCGTTTGATTACTCTTTAGATTTTAAGACTATCGATTTTCGCTCATCGCCCGAACTTTATCGAGTCGGTAAGGGTGAACAAGGAGTGCTATTAGTAGAACCTTATAAATCTGAAATTCTTCCCCATTGGCGCTTCAAAACTCCAGAGGTAGCAAGAGAATCTAGCCAGAAAATATACAACATGTTTCTGGACTATCTCCATGAAGATGATTTTGTCGGAGCAGATATGGCTCGGAAGTTTTTACAAATGGGTTATACCCGATCGCGTCGATACGCCAATCACAAGAGCGGCAGAAAATATAAGAATAATCCTCAAAAAGAAAGCTCGAAAGAAGCTCAAATCCAAGCGAGGAACGATATTTTACCGAATGAAGTAGACCCGGTCAAAGCTGAATGTGCGGAAATCTTTAAGCAAAAATGGCAGCAAGCCAAGACTCATGATAAATATCTTCTGCTTTTAAAAACACATATAGAAAGGTACGGACAAGCATAA
- the gmk gene encoding guanylate kinase, whose product MQAGKLIVVTGPSGVGKGTLLRSLIQRHPELYFSISATTRQPRPGEIEGQHYYFVTRDKFEQMVAADELLEWAEYAGNCYGTPRRQVQQQIQQGRIVILEIEVVGARKINQTFPTALRIFILPPSLAELERRIRDRGQDTEEAIARRLAQAKAEINAADEFDVQMVNDDLKTALFRLESIIFARTN is encoded by the coding sequence ATGCAAGCAGGCAAGCTCATCGTCGTAACAGGTCCCAGTGGTGTTGGTAAAGGGACATTGCTGCGATCGCTCATTCAACGCCACCCAGAATTGTATTTTTCCATCTCCGCGACGACACGCCAACCCCGTCCCGGTGAAATTGAGGGGCAGCACTACTACTTTGTCACCCGAGACAAGTTTGAACAAATGGTGGCGGCTGATGAGCTTCTGGAGTGGGCGGAGTATGCTGGCAACTGTTATGGGACGCCCCGCAGGCAAGTCCAACAGCAAATTCAACAGGGTCGGATCGTTATTTTAGAAATTGAAGTAGTGGGCGCTAGGAAGATTAACCAAACCTTCCCCACAGCCTTACGTATTTTTATTTTGCCTCCCAGTTTAGCCGAACTAGAGCGGCGGATTCGCGATCGGGGTCAAGATACGGAAGAAGCGATCGCTCGACGCCTAGCGCAAGCCAAAGCAGAAATCAATGCGGCTGATGAATTTGATGTGCAAATGGTGAACGATGACCTGAAAACAGCCCTTTTTCGTTTAGAATCTATAATTTTTGCACGGACAAACTAA
- a CDS encoding DUF370 domain-containing protein, which translates to MDIQLINIGFGNIVSANRVVAIVSPESAPIKRIITDARDRGQLIDATYGRRTRAVIITDSSHIILSAIQPETVAHRFVISKDGQSSPS; encoded by the coding sequence ATGGACATACAACTGATTAATATCGGTTTTGGTAATATCGTGTCGGCAAACCGAGTCGTTGCGATTGTTTCTCCAGAGTCTGCCCCGATCAAGCGGATCATTACCGATGCACGCGATCGCGGACAGCTCATTGATGCAACTTACGGTCGTCGTACTAGAGCTGTGATTATTACAGATTCGAGTCACATCATTCTCTCGGCGATTCAACCGGAAACAGTTGCTCATCGCTTCGTGATCAGCAAAGATGGTCAAAGCAGCCCTAGTTAA
- a CDS encoding NFACT family protein, with the protein MQPVDFTTLTAACDELRSDWVPGRAEQVYQRDRYTIALCLRTLKRRGWLTISWHPQAARIYLGDPPPRTPDTFTFSDQLRHQLSGLALVAIEVIAPWERVLDLRFAQRPGDPVSYHLYVEIMGKYSNVILAGADNVMITAAHQVSSQQSSVRPIQTGQPYEKPPALMGTAPSLSESLERWQERVSLVPGALQRQLLKSYRGLSPALVRSMAQAAGLDSDQSTESLSASDWQRLFQCWQQWLQTLGIQNWEQGFKSEPSTVEGSNLPLRFQPGWTEQGYTVMGWGAVQSAKNVQTLLNDYYTAELNQQDFSQLHHQLSQKLGNVLGKLRQKASSFQERLQQSDQADQYRQQADLLMAHLQDWQPGMKSIALLDFDTDQPVTIPLNPEKNAVQNAQLLYKRHQKLKRARHAVEPLLQEVQGEVQYLEQVEASLTQLDAYKSSDDLQTLQEIREELIQQKYLDSPDQRNREVTDVSVPYRYRTPSGFELLIGRNNRQNDQLTFRTAGDYDLWFHTQEIAGSHVLLRLEPGSVPDEADLQFAADLAAHYSRGRQSDQVPVVYTKPKHVYKPKGAKPGMTVYKHERVLWGHPQQGSNYLRGEANL; encoded by the coding sequence GTGCAACCCGTTGACTTTACCACCCTAACAGCAGCTTGTGATGAACTGCGTTCTGACTGGGTACCAGGACGTGCAGAACAAGTGTATCAGCGCGATCGCTACACTATTGCGCTCTGCTTACGCACCCTTAAGCGTCGGGGTTGGCTCACCATCTCCTGGCATCCCCAAGCCGCTCGAATTTATCTGGGTGATCCACCCCCTCGGACTCCCGATACATTTACCTTTAGCGACCAACTGCGGCACCAATTAAGCGGACTGGCTCTAGTAGCCATAGAAGTCATTGCACCGTGGGAGCGCGTATTAGATTTGCGCTTTGCCCAACGACCCGGAGACCCCGTGAGCTATCACCTCTACGTCGAAATTATGGGCAAATACAGTAATGTCATCCTGGCGGGTGCTGACAATGTCATGATCACGGCAGCCCATCAAGTAAGTTCTCAGCAATCGAGTGTCCGTCCCATTCAAACCGGCCAGCCTTACGAAAAACCACCCGCGCTCATGGGTACAGCCCCTAGCTTGAGCGAATCCCTAGAACGCTGGCAAGAACGAGTCAGTTTGGTACCGGGGGCATTGCAGCGTCAGTTGCTCAAAAGTTACCGGGGTTTGAGTCCAGCACTGGTGCGCTCCATGGCGCAAGCGGCTGGGCTTGATTCTGACCAATCCACGGAAAGCCTGAGCGCTTCTGATTGGCAACGCTTGTTTCAATGCTGGCAACAATGGCTGCAAACTTTGGGGATTCAGAATTGGGAGCAAGGGTTCAAAAGTGAGCCGTCCACAGTTGAAGGTTCTAACCTGCCATTACGTTTTCAACCCGGTTGGACAGAGCAAGGCTATACAGTCATGGGTTGGGGTGCTGTTCAATCAGCAAAGAATGTCCAAACTTTACTCAATGACTACTACACCGCCGAGCTAAACCAGCAAGACTTTAGTCAGCTACATCACCAACTCAGTCAAAAACTGGGCAATGTCCTTGGGAAACTGCGTCAGAAAGCCTCGTCCTTTCAAGAACGTTTGCAGCAATCTGACCAAGCCGACCAATATCGGCAACAAGCTGACCTGTTGATGGCGCACCTCCAGGACTGGCAACCGGGAATGAAGTCGATTGCACTGCTTGACTTTGATACTGATCAACCCGTGACGATTCCTTTAAACCCAGAGAAAAACGCTGTCCAAAATGCTCAATTGCTCTACAAGCGTCACCAAAAGCTGAAACGTGCTCGTCATGCCGTGGAGCCGTTACTCCAAGAGGTACAGGGAGAAGTTCAGTATTTAGAACAAGTAGAAGCTTCCTTAACTCAGCTAGATGCTTACAAGTCCTCAGACGATTTACAAACACTCCAGGAAATTCGCGAGGAACTGATTCAGCAAAAGTATTTAGACTCCCCCGATCAACGGAATCGAGAGGTTACGGATGTTTCTGTGCCTTACCGCTATCGGACACCGAGTGGATTTGAATTGTTGATTGGTCGCAACAATCGCCAGAATGACCAACTGACGTTTCGGACGGCAGGAGACTATGACCTCTGGTTTCACACTCAAGAGATTGCAGGTAGCCATGTTCTCCTCCGCTTAGAGCCAGGATCTGTGCCCGATGAAGCGGATTTGCAGTTTGCTGCTGATCTAGCGGCTCACTACAGCCGGGGGCGTCAAAGCGACCAAGTTCCGGTTGTATATACCAAGCCTAAACACGTCTATAAGCCCAAAGGAGCTAAACCGGGTATGACGGTTTATAAACATGAGCGTGTGCTTTGGGGGCATCCACAGCAAGGTAGCAACTATCTTAGGGGAGAGGCTAACCTCTAA
- a CDS encoding ABC transporter ATP-binding protein has protein sequence MYLQITNLHKHFDTKNGTLVVLKDINMTIEQGEFICAVGASGSGKSTLLRQIAGLDTPTLGEVSIDGQCVTGPGPDRGMVFQHYTLYPWMSVQENAEFGLKLQGVPKKQRREQASYYLTVVGLTEFAQSLPKELSGGMKQRVAIARALTSEPKVLLMDEPFGALDIHTKESMHQFMLDLWQRTNITIFMITHDVEEAVFLSNRIYALGTRPGTVRKEISIKLPHRTHTVKRHSTFHDYRDELMELMRRHGQEAIAAA, from the coding sequence ATGTATCTGCAAATAACCAATTTACATAAGCACTTCGATACAAAAAATGGAACTTTAGTTGTCCTAAAGGACATTAATATGACGATTGAACAGGGAGAATTTATCTGTGCTGTGGGTGCATCAGGATCGGGTAAATCGACTCTACTGCGGCAGATTGCCGGACTTGATACTCCTACTTTGGGGGAAGTTAGCATTGATGGTCAGTGTGTCACCGGACCTGGACCGGATCGGGGCATGGTGTTTCAGCACTACACGCTCTATCCTTGGATGAGTGTACAAGAAAATGCTGAGTTTGGATTGAAGCTTCAAGGCGTACCCAAAAAACAACGACGCGAACAAGCTAGCTACTACCTCACTGTGGTGGGGTTGACTGAGTTTGCCCAATCCTTGCCGAAAGAGCTATCCGGTGGCATGAAGCAACGAGTAGCGATCGCTCGTGCGCTCACCTCGGAACCCAAAGTGCTGTTGATGGACGAACCTTTCGGTGCATTAGACATCCACACCAAAGAGTCGATGCACCAATTTATGCTGGATCTGTGGCAGCGCACTAATATTACAATCTTCATGATCACCCATGACGTAGAGGAAGCAGTATTCCTCTCGAATCGAATCTACGCGTTAGGTACTCGTCCTGGCACGGTGAGGAAGGAAATCTCGATCAAGCTGCCCCATCGTACCCATACCGTGAAGCGACACTCTACATTTCACGACTATCGGGATGAACTCATGGAGCTGATGCGGAGACATGGACAGGAGGCGATCGCTGCTGCTTAA
- a CDS encoding ABC transporter permease yields the protein MNQSPGSIRSLIRPTTLKPTVFWQIAEDIPKPLNTALVITSIGVPLLLWWLVTTFGNIDPKFLPSPGKVVEAFGRLWSTRELLKDTVASLWRVGVGFLLAALFSIPVGVLMGSFASIRALLEPIFGLMRYMPAPAFIPLLILYLGIGEEPKITLIFIGVFFFNSLMVMDTVKFVPKDLIESTYMLGGNRLQTLFQVIFPHVLPGIIDACRINLAAAWQLVIVSELIAATEGLGRRISVAGRFLRTDEIFVGLIVIGVIGLAFDLLFQYMLRVSCKWANQKR from the coding sequence ATGAACCAAAGTCCTGGATCGATTCGCTCCTTGATCCGACCGACAACACTAAAACCCACTGTTTTCTGGCAAATTGCCGAAGACATCCCCAAACCCCTGAACACGGCATTAGTGATTACCTCCATTGGAGTTCCCTTACTGCTGTGGTGGTTGGTGACCACATTTGGCAACATAGACCCTAAGTTCTTGCCGTCACCGGGTAAAGTTGTGGAAGCGTTTGGACGGCTGTGGAGTACTCGCGAACTCCTCAAGGATACTGTGGCAAGTCTATGGCGGGTTGGTGTTGGATTCCTGTTGGCAGCCCTTTTTTCCATCCCCGTTGGAGTGCTGATGGGCAGTTTTGCCAGTATCCGCGCCTTGCTCGAACCTATCTTCGGGTTGATGCGTTATATGCCTGCGCCCGCCTTCATTCCCCTACTTATCCTGTATCTCGGTATTGGAGAAGAACCAAAAATTACCCTCATCTTCATCGGAGTCTTTTTCTTCAACTCTTTGATGGTCATGGATACGGTAAAGTTCGTGCCCAAAGACCTGATTGAATCAACCTACATGTTAGGAGGGAACCGCCTACAAACTTTATTTCAGGTGATTTTTCCCCATGTCTTGCCGGGAATTATTGATGCTTGTCGCATCAACTTAGCCGCTGCTTGGCAATTAGTGATTGTCTCAGAACTGATTGCAGCAACGGAAGGTTTAGGGCGTCGGATTAGTGTGGCAGGTCGATTTTTGAGAACTGATGAAATTTTTGTGGGTTTAATCGTAATTGGGGTGATTGGACTAGCCTTCGACCTACTCTTTCAGTACATGTTAAGGGTTTCTTGTAAATGGGCTAACCAGAAGCGATAA
- a CDS encoding ABC transporter substrate-binding protein: MKIRSLFSYIILFLVTWAFTIGCVNPAIYIKTTNQSDSASSASVDSVRLGFSAWPGWFPWQVAQDEGIFKANNVQVDLKWFDGYLESISTLTAGQIDSNSQTLGDTVNSVAGGADQVVVLVNDNSTGNDKVIVREGINSVVDLKGKKVAAEEGTVDHFLLLLGLKKAGLSPQDIQFIPLETGKAAAAFVGGQVDAVAVFAPFTTQALRRSGSKELFSSKNFPGAISDHLVFTRKFVDEHPEQVQAIVDSWFVTLDYLKTNRDKSYKMMAKRAGVTVNEYQEYADGTQLFTLEENLKAFKPSNTMTSLHFAAHEMSKFLTEVGLTNTQPNTSRLLDDRFVQAYAKKFNKSS; this comes from the coding sequence ATGAAAATCCGCTCACTCTTCTCCTACATTATTCTTTTTCTGGTCACATGGGCATTTACTATAGGCTGCGTCAACCCCGCAATATACATCAAAACAACCAATCAAAGCGATTCTGCCTCCTCAGCCAGTGTTGATTCTGTTCGTTTGGGTTTCAGTGCGTGGCCTGGTTGGTTTCCGTGGCAAGTGGCTCAAGACGAAGGGATATTTAAAGCCAATAACGTTCAAGTAGACCTGAAGTGGTTTGATGGATATCTGGAATCGATCAGTACTCTCACAGCAGGACAGATCGATTCCAATAGCCAAACCCTAGGCGACACGGTTAATTCCGTAGCGGGGGGGGCAGACCAAGTGGTTGTGTTGGTCAACGACAACTCCACAGGCAATGATAAGGTGATTGTCCGCGAAGGGATTAACTCAGTTGTCGACTTAAAAGGAAAAAAAGTCGCCGCCGAGGAAGGGACTGTAGATCACTTTCTACTCTTGTTAGGACTCAAAAAAGCAGGTTTATCGCCACAAGATATTCAATTTATCCCTCTAGAAACTGGTAAAGCCGCAGCGGCATTTGTGGGAGGTCAAGTGGATGCAGTGGCAGTATTTGCCCCATTCACCACTCAGGCATTGAGGCGTTCCGGGAGTAAGGAACTCTTCAGTTCCAAGAACTTTCCGGGAGCGATTTCCGACCACTTAGTATTTACGCGCAAGTTTGTGGACGAACATCCTGAACAGGTGCAGGCCATCGTTGATTCCTGGTTTGTCACGTTGGACTATCTAAAAACAAATCGGGACAAATCATACAAGATGATGGCAAAACGTGCGGGTGTCACGGTTAACGAATATCAAGAGTATGCTGACGGCACTCAACTATTCACATTAGAGGAAAATCTAAAAGCTTTCAAACCGAGCAATACCATGACTTCCTTACACTTTGCAGCCCACGAAATGAGCAAATTTCTCACAGAAGTTGGTCTAACGAACACTCAACCCAACACCAGCCGTTTATTGGATGATCGCTTTGTCCAGGCATACGCCAAGAAATTTAATAAATCATCTTAA
- a CDS encoding DUF2267 domain-containing protein translates to MADKTYRTNIPEIDPTEIEDSRTAIADEHRSFLEKVMVRSGFADLYDTRDFTEVVFRVMRDLMTTETIDRVEAELHQEAVPTEEKALQMEVADLWKDTNPIVGFLSRIRKPLTGPAPMGIDSKLFLTRVANEAGLPGTIEREQAVKAVFSATKDQLSEERIQEIAGCLPDYVRELWEQADA, encoded by the coding sequence ATGGCAGATAAAACATACAGGACAAACATTCCAGAAATTGACCCAACTGAGATTGAAGATTCTCGGACTGCGATTGCCGATGAACATCGCTCATTTCTGGAAAAGGTGATGGTCAGAAGCGGATTTGCCGATCTGTACGACACCAGAGATTTTACCGAAGTTGTGTTTCGCGTCATGCGCGACTTAATGACCACAGAAACTATCGATCGCGTTGAGGCAGAACTGCATCAAGAAGCGGTGCCGACTGAGGAGAAAGCCCTTCAAATGGAAGTCGCAGATCTGTGGAAAGACACCAATCCAATCGTGGGATTTTTGAGTCGCATCCGTAAACCTTTAACAGGGCCGGCTCCGATGGGAATTGATTCCAAGCTATTTCTCACGCGAGTTGCCAATGAAGCAGGACTGCCAGGAACAATCGAGCGAGAGCAGGCCGTTAAAGCGGTATTTTCTGCCACCAAAGATCAACTGTCCGAGGAGCGGATTCAGGAAATTGCTGGCTGCCTCCCTGACTATGTGCGTGAGCTTTGGGAGCAGGCTGACGCCTAA